A region from the Acomys russatus chromosome 20, mAcoRus1.1, whole genome shotgun sequence genome encodes:
- the Ube2d2 gene encoding ubiquitin-conjugating enzyme E2 D2 isoform X2 — MALKRIHKELNDLARDPPAQCSAGPVGDDMFHWQATIMGPNDSPYQGGVFFLTIHFPTDYPFKPPKVAFTTRIYHPNINSNGSICLDILRSQWSPALTISKDDPLVPEIARIYKTDREKYNRIAREWTQKYAM; from the exons gAATTGAATGACCTGGCTCGAGATCCTCCAGCACAGTGTTCAGCAGGTCCTGTTGGAGATGATA tGTTTCATTGGCAGGCTACAATAATGGGGCCA AATGACAGCCCCTATCAGGGTGGAGTATTTTTCTTGACAATTCATTTCCCAACAGATTATCCCTTCAAACCACCTAAG gtTGCATTTACAACAAGAATTTATCATCCAAATATTAACAGTAATGGCAGCATTTGTCTTGATATTCTACGGTCACAGTGGTCTCCAGCACTAACTATTTCAAAAG ATGATCCTTTAGTGCCTGAGATTGCTCGGATCTACAAAACAGATAGAGAAAA GTACAACAGAATAGCTCGGGAATGGACTCAGAAGTATGCGATGTAA
- the Ube2d2 gene encoding ubiquitin-conjugating enzyme E2 D2 isoform X1: MALKRIHKELNDLARDPPAQCSAGPVGDDMFHWQATIMGPNDSPYQGGVFFLTIHFPTDYPFKPPKVAFTTRIYHPNINSNGSICLDILRSQWSPALTISKVLLSICSLLCDPNPDDPLVPEIARIYKTDREKYNRIAREWTQKYAM; the protein is encoded by the exons gAATTGAATGACCTGGCTCGAGATCCTCCAGCACAGTGTTCAGCAGGTCCTGTTGGAGATGATA tGTTTCATTGGCAGGCTACAATAATGGGGCCA AATGACAGCCCCTATCAGGGTGGAGTATTTTTCTTGACAATTCATTTCCCAACAGATTATCCCTTCAAACCACCTAAG gtTGCATTTACAACAAGAATTTATCATCCAAATATTAACAGTAATGGCAGCATTTGTCTTGATATTCTACGGTCACAGTGGTCTCCAGCACTAACTATTTCAAAAG TACTTTTGTCCATCTGTTCTCTGTTGTGTGATCCCAATCCAGATGATCCTTTAGTGCCTGAGATTGCTCGGATCTACAAAACAGATAGAGAAAA GTACAACAGAATAGCTCGGGAATGGACTCAGAAGTATGCGATGTAA